Genomic segment of Leuconostoc mesenteroides subsp. mesenteroides:
CGCTAAGACTGGTGTTTATGAGGATAAACATTTCTATGACATATTAGATTACTTGAATCCTGGGGATGCTATTGTCATGAATAATTCGCGTGTTCTACCGGCACGCTTACACGGTGCACGTCCGGAAACAGGTGGGCATGCTGAAGTCTTATTACTTCGTCAAGATCATGGTGATGTATGGGAGACACTAGTTAAACCAGCGAAAAAATCTCCTGTTGGATCAACTATTGTTTTTGGAGATGACATTGAAAATCCAATTATGACGGCAACAGTTGTTGGTGAATTAGAACATGGTGGTCGATATATTGAATTTCACTATGATGGTATTTTTATGGAACTTCTTGAGCAGTTGGGCGAAATGCCATTGCCGCCTTATATTAAAGAAAAACTTGACGATCAAGAACGTTATCAAACAGTTTATTCAAAGGTTGAAGGATCAGCAGCAGCACCAACAGCAGGGCTACATTGGACACCTGAGTTGCTAGATAAGGTTCGTGCCAAAGGTGTTAAAACAGTTGAATTAACGCTTCATGTGGGTCTTGGAACGTTTCGGCCTGTTGACGAAGAAAATATTGAAGATCATAAAATGCATTCAGAATTTTACCAACTCAGCCAAGAAGCCGCTGATGAGTTGAATTCGGTTAAAAAACACGGTGGGCGTATCATTGCTACAGGTACGACATCAATACGTACCCTTGAAACTATAGGTACTAAGTTTAATGGTGACTTGGCCGCTGATTCAGGTTGGACAGATATATTTATTAAGCCAGGATACAATTGGACAGTCGTAGATGCCTTTATAACTAATTTTCACTTGCCTAAATCAACATTGGTCATGCTAGTTGCAGCCTTTACTGGGCGTGATAATATTTTGAATGCTTATAAACATGCGGTTGATGATCAGTATCGTTTCTTTAGTTTTGGAGACGCGATGTTTATTCATAAATAATAAAGATGAACAAAACGAAAAAAATACATCTGACTCTCAGACGTATTTTTTATTTGTTTATCAAAGTAGAATGCTATAAGTTGTAATAACGGGGGTAACATGAGATTTATTTTAGGTTTGTGTGCACTACTATCAGGCATGCTTTTTACCAAAATCGTGAATTCAGAAGTGGGCTCAGTACAGCCACCTTCAATGCTAGAAAAAGTAGTGCTAACACAAATTGAAAATGGTGCAGTAGGCCAAACACCACACTCTGGTTATGTGAATGGTAGTTATTATAAAACGGCTGAACCGGCTAACGGTTATTTAGATGATGGAACGGGAAAGTATTTTTTTAAAGATGGCAAACGTCAAAGTGGTTTACAAACGGTTGGATTGAAAACTTATTATTTTGATTCAGTAACAAATCTTGCTATTAAAAATCAATTGAAATCAGTTGATAAGCACACATATTACTTTGCTTCTGATGGAAGTGTCCAATATCGTGTTAATGGTAATTTTCAAACAAAGTTAATTGCCCACCGTGGGGCGTCCAACTTAGCGCCTGAGAATTCGATACCCGCTTTTCAATTAGCTAAGGGTAGTTATGGTGCGGAGACAGATATCTGGCTTACAAAAGACAAACAGTGGATTGTCAGTCATGATGGTACTATTGATCGTATGACTAACGGCCATGGTGCTATTAAAGATTTGACATTGGCTCAGATTAAACAATATCATATTGATTCTGGTGCTAATGTTGGAAAATATCAATCACTAACTTTACCAACTTTAAAAGAGTACTTAACGGAAATGTTTAGTAATAGTTTACGTCCAATTATTGAAGTTAAACAACCGGCTAGTCAAATGACCGATGGTGATGTTCAAAATTTAATTACTGCAGTTAAAAATGCAGGATTGTATAACCATAGTACAATAATCAGCTCGCAGTATGAAGCCTTAAAACATGTGTATGCGTTAGATAAAAATATTTCGCTCGAGCTTTTATGGGATTCGGCCAGTGATCCTGTGCAATTGTCTCAAAAATTAAACGAATTAGGACCCAAAGCAGGACTGGATATTAATGGGAAAAGATTAACG
This window contains:
- the queA gene encoding tRNA preQ1(34) S-adenosylmethionine ribosyltransferase-isomerase QueA, encoding MAEEKKYTLSDFDYDLPEALIAQTPLKQRDASRLLAMDAKTGVYEDKHFYDILDYLNPGDAIVMNNSRVLPARLHGARPETGGHAEVLLLRQDHGDVWETLVKPAKKSPVGSTIVFGDDIENPIMTATVVGELEHGGRYIEFHYDGIFMELLEQLGEMPLPPYIKEKLDDQERYQTVYSKVEGSAAAPTAGLHWTPELLDKVRAKGVKTVELTLHVGLGTFRPVDEENIEDHKMHSEFYQLSQEAADELNSVKKHGGRIIATGTTSIRTLETIGTKFNGDLAADSGWTDIFIKPGYNWTVVDAFITNFHLPKSTLVMLVAAFTGRDNILNAYKHAVDDQYRFFSFGDAMFIHK
- a CDS encoding glycerophosphodiester phosphodiesterase, which encodes MLEKVVLTQIENGAVGQTPHSGYVNGSYYKTAEPANGYLDDGTGKYFFKDGKRQSGLQTVGLKTYYFDSVTNLAIKNQLKSVDKHTYYFASDGSVQYRVNGNFQTKLIAHRGASNLAPENSIPAFQLAKGSYGAETDIWLTKDKQWIVSHDGTIDRMTNGHGAIKDLTLAQIKQYHIDSGANVGKYQSLTLPTLKEYLTEMFSNSLRPIIEVKQPASQMTDGDVQNLITAVKNAGLYNHSTIISSQYEALKHVYALDKNISLELLWDSASDPVQLSQKLNELGPKAGLDINGKRLTQQTIQALRQQGRRLNVWTISPSEFPYYIGLGVDEITTDANSFSLN